The following proteins are encoded in a genomic region of Arachis ipaensis cultivar K30076 chromosome B02, Araip1.1, whole genome shotgun sequence:
- the LOC107626630 gene encoding uncharacterized protein LOC107626630, translating to MDITKVGVARKLQLEELEYLRIEAYENARIYKEKTKTFHDHHIRKKDFQEGDEVLLYNSRLRFMPGKLCLRWEGPFKVKEVKPYGIVELFDPQSKTTFKVNGHRVKKYHGYKSPKEVEVLLLEDAPKEEEA from the coding sequence ATGGACATCACCAAGGTGGGTGTAGCCCGAAAATTGCAGTTAGAGGAGcttgaatatcttagaatagaggcaTATGAAAATGCCcggatctacaaggaaaagactaagacATTCCATGACCACCACATTCGGAAGAaagattttcaagaaggtgacgaagttctcctctacaactcgaggctcaGATTCATGCCTGGAAAGCTCTGTttaagatgggaaggtccctttAAGGTGAAGGAAGTTAAACCCTATGGTATAGTGGAGCTGTTTGATCCTCAAAGTAAGACAACCTTCAAGGTGAATGGCCATAGAGtaaagaagtaccatggctacaaatCACCCAAGGAAGTGGAAGTGCTCCTCCTGGAGGATGCACCAAAAGAAGAGGAAGCTTGA